The genomic window GCGTCACCGTGCGCGCCATCGTGGCTGCCTCCGCCCAGCCCGGCACACCGGTTCAGCCACAGACACCGGCCCGTGAGATCGCCATCAACATGGCGAAGAATCTGGGCAATGGGACAAACCGCTTTGAAATCCGCCTCGACCCTGCCGAACTCGGCCGCATTGATGTGCGCATGGAACTTGGCACCGATGGACGCGTTCAGGCGCATCTGACCGTCGACAAGCCCGAGACGCTGGACATGCTCCAGCGCGACGCCCGCTCACTTGAAAAAGCCCTGAGCGACGCCGGTCTTGATATGGAAAACGGCACCCTCAGCTATTCCATGCGTGACGATGGCGACGGCTCAGACTTTGCTGCCAACCGCGACACCGCGGAGGGCGCGTCAGACAAGACACCGACCGAGGACGAACTGGCAGCAGATCTTGCTGCCGTCCAGCACATCTATGCGCTCAAGGCCGGGTCCGGCTCTGGCGTAGACATCCGCATCTAGGGACAGACCATGTCAATTGAAGCCATTGCAGCCGCACAGTCCTCCCAAGGGGCCGCCGCCAGCGCATCATCGAAGCTCAATACAGACTTCGATACGTTTTTGACGCTGCTCACCACACAGCTGAAGAACCAGGACCCGCTGGAGCCGCTGGACAGCAGCGAGTTCACCAATCAGCTGGTGCAGTTCTCAAGCGTTGAACAGAACATCGCCACCAACCAGAACCTGGAGCAGTTGCTGAACCTCACCTTCGCCAACTTCGCGACGGATGCTGTGGGCTATATCGGCAAGGAAGTCGTGGCTGAAAGCCCGACCGCCATCCTCACCGACGGCACGGCAAATTGGGACTACGAGCTGGCCGCCCCTGCTGACAAGGCGCAGCTGTTTGTAACCGACGCCGCCGGTCGCCTCGTGCATACGTCCGAATTGCAGAACGTTTCCGGCAACCAGACATTTGCCTGGGACGGCAAGGACGCGAATGGCCGCCAGCTGTCTGACGGTGCCTACACCCTGCGCGTCGTGGCCCAGGATGCGGCCGAAAATGAGATCAACGTCACCATGAAGCAGGCAGGCGTCGTATCGGCAGTCGAGTTTGACAACAACACGCCGGTTCTGACCGTCAATGGCTCCGGCATCCAGCTGTCAGACGTCATCACGGTGCGCGACGTCGCGACGGGTTCCTAGACCTATGACCCATTGCGACACACACCATGGCATCAAAGTTAATCACGTATTCACCATGGCATTTAGCCCTTCCTTAAATGCCCACCACGTACTCTTCAGCTCACACACACAGAACGTGTGACGGATTGAAGTCAGGATCTGCTTGAAATGGGCATGCAATATCAATCGCGAGTGAGCTATGTGATCGGGCCGGACGGAAGCCCCCTCACTATCGCTGACCTGCCACCACC from Candidatus Phaeomarinobacter ectocarpi includes these protein-coding regions:
- a CDS encoding flagellar hook assembly protein FlgD — translated: MSIEAIAAAQSSQGAAASASSKLNTDFDTFLTLLTTQLKNQDPLEPLDSSEFTNQLVQFSSVEQNIATNQNLEQLLNLTFANFATDAVGYIGKEVVAESPTAILTDGTANWDYELAAPADKAQLFVTDAAGRLVHTSELQNVSGNQTFAWDGKDANGRQLSDGAYTLRVVAQDAAENEINVTMKQAGVVSAVEFDNNTPVLTVNGSGIQLSDVITVRDVATGS